Proteins from a single region of Blastocatellia bacterium:
- a CDS encoding trypsin-like peptidase domain-containing protein — translation MYRLSFKHLVLISFLSAFLAAGLVIGYYRWLDKPAITFESPEREQPASSSAAALIEDERNNIEVYRRASPGVVNIRTITMVQDFFAVYPEEGGGSGSIIDTQGHILTNYHVVERAERLFVTLADGSEYRARVVGTDPDTDLAVIKIDAPREKLTVVKMGDSDRLMVGQKVLAIGNPFGIGQTLTRGIISALGRPIRARNGRLIEGAIQTDASINPGNSGGPLLNSQGEMIGVNSQILTPSEGSVGIGFAIPVNLAKRIVPDLIARGRATRPWLGIIALPYPVSRLAEELDLPVRSGVMVSEVISGEAADRAGIRGGRQPVRIGRGIYYLGGDIIYELDGVRITTLDDINRVMNRHRPGDTIPAVIYRGRQRLTLTLTLTEKPANT, via the coding sequence ATGTATCGTCTTTCGTTCAAACATCTGGTGCTCATCAGCTTTCTCTCGGCATTTCTGGCGGCGGGGTTGGTCATCGGCTACTACCGCTGGCTGGATAAGCCCGCCATCACCTTTGAATCGCCGGAGCGGGAGCAACCGGCGAGTTCTTCAGCAGCAGCGCTGATCGAGGATGAGCGGAACAATATCGAGGTCTATCGCCGTGCCTCGCCGGGAGTGGTTAACATCCGCACGATCACGATGGTTCAGGACTTCTTCGCCGTCTATCCCGAAGAAGGTGGCGGGTCGGGCTCGATCATTGACACGCAGGGTCACATTCTGACCAACTATCACGTTGTCGAGCGGGCCGAGCGGTTGTTTGTCACGCTGGCCGACGGCAGCGAATATCGCGCTCGCGTGGTGGGGACCGATCCGGATACCGACCTGGCGGTCATTAAGATTGACGCGCCGCGAGAGAAACTCACCGTCGTGAAGATGGGTGATTCCGATCGGTTGATGGTGGGGCAGAAGGTTCTGGCCATCGGTAATCCCTTCGGCATCGGTCAGACGCTCACACGCGGCATCATCAGTGCCCTCGGACGCCCCATTCGCGCCCGCAATGGCCGACTCATCGAGGGAGCCATTCAAACCGACGCCTCGATCAACCCCGGTAATTCCGGCGGCCCGTTACTCAACTCCCAGGGTGAAATGATCGGCGTCAACAGTCAAATCCTCACGCCCTCGGAGGGCAGCGTGGGGATTGGCTTTGCCATCCCGGTCAATCTGGCCAAGCGCATTGTGCCCGATTTGATTGCCCGGGGTCGAGCGACTCGCCCCTGGCTGGGAATCATTGCCCTGCCCTATCCGGTGTCGCGTCTGGCCGAGGAACTGGACCTGCCGGTTCGATCCGGCGTCATGGTGTCAGAGGTCATCTCCGGAGAGGCGGCCGATCGAGCCGGCATTCGTGGCGGACGCCAGCCGGTGCGCATTGGACGCGGCATCTATTACCTTGGCGGCGACATCATCTACGAGCTTGATGGCGTGAGGATCACGACTCTGGACGATATTAACCGGGTGATGAATCGCCATCGTCCCGGCGACACTATCCCGGCCGTGATCTACCGTGGGCGCCAGCGACTCACACTGACGCTCACGCTCACGGAAAAACCGGCCAATACGTGA